The Scomber japonicus isolate fScoJap1 chromosome 13, fScoJap1.pri, whole genome shotgun sequence genome includes a window with the following:
- the lig3 gene encoding DNA ligase 3 — translation MQKQLIALAHKTVCTGRQPLARHQLWEVCRVFSASSCFKRLPPPVTHTLTFSREICHFSFVSHKRSLLRNDPPLVFLRQCSSNQPDMSEQRFVVEYAKRGTAGCKKCKDKIAKGVVRIGKVVPNPFSESAGEMKEWYHVKCIFEKLERARATTKKIEDITDLEGWEELQDEDKELINKQVSDLMAKVNASPKKKVQAKLNTTGQLMGPPADPSLNAPRKFSGFTATKAGTSSSPAPSSSPAKGDRGSPLSAQLCDPQHKDCLFREFRKLCATVAENNSYNVKTQIIEKFLRKGSAGDKFHGDLYLTVKLLLPGVIKSVYNLNDKQIVKLFSRIFRCNQDDMVRDLEQGDVSETVRMFFDDSKSFPPSAKSLLTIQEVDASLTRLAQLTKEDEQQTELEQIAKKCTSNDLKCIIRLIKHDLKMNSGAKHVLDAVDPNAYDAFKASRSLGDVIERVLKNQQEASNGSGPRKLLTIEASLMTPVQPMLAEACKSIEFAMKKCPNGMYSEIKYDGERVQVHKNGDNFSYFSRSLKPVLPHKVVHFKEFIPQAFPGGHSMILDAEVLLIDTNTSKPLPFGTLGVHKKAAFQDAKVCLFVFDCIYFNGVSLMERPLCERRKFLHDNMVEVPNRILFSEMKHVTRGRDLADMITRVIREGLEGLVLKDIKGTYEPGKRHWLKVKKDYLNEGAMADTADLVVLGAFYGKGSNGGIMSSFLMGCYDPDSKKWCTVTKCSGGYDDAMLARLQKELDVIKISKEPSKIPSWLKIIKNYYPDFIIRNPERAPVWEITGAEFSKSEMHTADGISIRFPRMTRIRDDKDWKSATNLHQLKELFRISKENCDFKVTAGPSASNDDKGSSGGDSGGNSGGNSPASTSQRSAPPKKTVNSTPPKPKAVKSQPRTPASEAPSAKKAKKSESVHSNGKAKATAQLVEPRNDKTLLDIFSGVKLFLPVSVQDFDKLRRYFVAYDGDIVPDYDASSATHTLAEPDEDSQAQKVSPSWIWECIRKRRVVPPC, via the exons ATGCAGAAACAGCTTATTGCATTAGCTCATAAGACTGTCTGCACAGGCCGACAACCTCTTGCAAGACATCAACTCTGGGAAGTGTGTAGAGTCTTTTCTGCCTCCTCATGCTTTAAACGTCTACCTccacctgttacacacacattaacattttctcGGGAAATCTGTCATTTCTCCTTCGTGTCACACAAACGGAGTCTCCTCCGAAACGATCCTCCCCTTGTTTTCCTGCGTCAGTGTTCCTCCAACCAGCCAGATATGTCAGAGCAGAGGTTCGTCGTGGAGTACGCCAAGCGCGGCACTGCAGGATGTAAGAAATGCAAGGACAAAATCGCGAAGGGTGTAGTGCGGATCGGTAAGGTCGTGCCTAATCCTTTCAGCGAGTCTGCGGGGGAGATGAAAGAGTGGTATCATGTGAAGtgcatatttgagaagctggaaaggGCGAGGGCCACCACGAAGAAGATTGAGGACATCACAGATCTGGAAGGCTGGGAGGAGCTGCAGGATGAGGACAAGGAGCTCATTAATAAACAAGTCTCAG ACCTGATGGCCAAAGTCAATGCAAGTCCAAAGAAGAAGGTCCAAGCCAAGTTAAACACCACCGGCCAGCTGATGGGTCCTCCTGCAGACCCGTCTCTCAACGCCCCACGCAAGTTCTCAGGCTTCACCG CTACGAAGGCCGGCACTTCCAGCAGCCCAGCACCATCCTCCTCACCTGCCAAAGGCGACCGAGGCAGCCCGCTGTCCGCCCAGCTGTGTGACCCTCAGCACAAGGACTGCCTCTTCAGAGAGTTTCGTAAGCTCTGCGCCACGGTTGCAGAAAACAACAGCTACAATGTCAAGACACAAATTATTGAGAAGTTCCTCAGGAAGGGCTCAGCTGGAG ATAAGTTCCATGGAGATCTTTACCTGACAGTGAAACTGCTCCTGCCAGGCGTTATTAAAAGTGTCTACAACCTCAATGACAAGCAAATCGTGAAACTCTTCAGCCGCATATTCAGATGCAACCAGGATGACATGGTGCGCGATTTGGAGCAG GGCGACGTGTCTGAGACAGTGAGGATGTTCTTTGACGACAGTAAATCATTTCCTCCGTCTGCCAAGAGTCTCCTCACCATCCAGGAAGTGGACGCGTCCCTGACCCGCCTCGCCCAGCTGACCAAAGAGGATGAGCAGCAGACCGAGCTGGAGCAAATTGCCAAAAA ATGCACCAGTAATGACCTGAAATGCATCATTCGGCTTATTAAGCACGACTTGAAGATGAACTCTGGAGCAAAACATGT CTTGGATGCAGTGGATCCCAACGCTTACGATGCCTTCAAGGCTTCACGTAGTCTGGGTGACGTGATTGAGCGGGTGTTGAAGAATCAGCAGGAGGCATCCAACGGTTCAGGACCCAGGAAACTCCTCACTATAGAGGCCTCACTCATGACCCCTGTTCAGCCCATGTTG GCAGAGGCGTGTAAATCCATCGAGTTCGCCATGAAGAAATGCCCCAACGGGATGTATTCCGAGATCAAGTACGACGGAGAGCGAGTTCAGGTCCACAAGAACGGAGACAACTTCAGCTACTTCAGCCGCAGCCTCAAACCAGTGTTACCACACAAA GTGGTCCATTTCAAAGAGTTCATCCCTCAGGCTTTTCCCGGTGGCCACAGCATGATACTGGATGCCGAAGTCCTCCTAATTGACACAAACACCAGTAAACCCCTGCCTTTTGGGACCTTAGGTGTACACAAG aaAGCTGCCTTTCAAGATGCCAAGGTGTGCCTCTTTGTTTTTGACTGTATCTACTTCAATGGTGTGAGTCTCATGGAGAG ACCTCTGTGTGAACGTAGGAAGTTCCTGCATGACAACATGGTGGAAGTCCCAAACCGGATCCTGTTCTCAGAGATGAAGCACGTCACT agaggaagagatctGGCTGATATGATAACTCGAGTCATCAGAGAGGGACTGGAAGGACTTGTGCTAAAAGACATAAAG ggcaCGTACGAGCCAGGGAAGCGTCACTGGCTTAAGGTGAAGAAGGACTATTTAAACGAAGGCGCGATGGCTGACACAGCTGACTTGGTGGTGCTGGGAGCCTTTTACGGAAAAGGCTCAAACG GGGGCATCATGTCCAGTTTTCTAATGGGCTGTTATGACCCAGACTCCAAGAAATGGTGCACAGTCACCAAGTGCTCCGGAGGCTACGATGACGCCATGTTGGCCCGGCTCCAGAAAGAGCTGGATGTGATCAAAATCAGCAAG gAACCAAGTAAAATCCCCAGCTGGTTAAAAATCATCAAGAACTACTATCCAGATTTCATTATCCGCAATCCTGAG CGAGCGCCGGTCTGGGAGATCACAGGTGCAGAGTTTTCCAAATCAGAAATGCACACCGCCGACGGCATCTCTATCCGCTTTCCCCGCATGACACGCATCCGCGATGACAAAGACTGGAAGAGTGCCACCAACTTGCACCAGCTTAAA GAGCTGTTCCGCATATCAAAGGAGAACTGCGACTTCAAAGTGACAGCCGGACCGTCTGCGTCCAACGACGACAAGGGCTCGTCAGGAGGGGACAGCGGAGGAAACAGCGGAGGAAACTCCCCGGCGTCCACGTCCCAAAGAAGCGCTCCACCCAAGAAGACCg TTAACAGCACTCCACCCAAACCCAAGGCGGTGAAATCTCAGCCTCGCACTCCCGCCTCAGAAGCACCTAGCGCCAAGAAG GCGAAGAAGAGTGAAAGTGTTCACAGCAACGGAAAAGCAAAGGCAACCGCTCAGCTGGTGGAGCCAAGAAATGACAAG ACACTGCTGGACATCTTCAGCGGGGTGAAGCTTTTCCTGCCCGTCTCAGTGCAGGACTTTGACAAACTGAGGCGATACTTCGTGGCGTACGACGGAGACATTGTACCGGACTATGACGCCTCCTCTGCCACACACACGCTGGCCGAACCCGACGAGGACAGCCAGGCCCAGAAAGTGTCACCCAGCTGGATCTGGGAATGTATCCGCAAGAGACGCGTTGTACCTCCCTgctaa